From the Lathyrus oleraceus cultivar Zhongwan6 chromosome 4, CAAS_Psat_ZW6_1.0, whole genome shotgun sequence genome, one window contains:
- the LOC127135876 gene encoding uncharacterized protein LOC127135876 yields MYQNSVKGSEKLNKPTNDGKEDEGREVTDKEPTYVPLPPYKPSIPYPQRLVKSKNEGQFKKFVELLKQLNITIPFTKAITQMHSYAKFLKDIISNKKKLEDDETVMVIAECSAIIQNNMPHKLKDPSSFSIPRVIGKFIIDKAICNLGASVSLIPLSTCKKLNLGELRPTKMSLQLADHSVKFPVGMLENVPVCIGQFYIPNEFVIMDIKEDSHIPIVLARPFLATAGAI; encoded by the coding sequence ATGTATCAAAATTCGGTTAAGGGATCCGAAAAATTAAACAAACCAACCAATGATGGAAAAGAAGACGAAGGCAGAGAGGTAACAGATAAAGAACCAACTTATGTACCTCTTCCACCATACAAACCATCTATACCCTATCCTCAAAGACTTGTTAAATCCAAAAATGAAGGACAATTCAAGAAATTCGTGGAACTTCTGAAGCAGCTTAACATAACCATACCATTCACAAAAGCCATTACTCAAATGCATTCATATGCTAAATTCCTTAAAGATATTATATCAAACAAGAAAAAACTTGAGGACGATGAAACCGTTATGGTTATTGCAGAATGCAGCGCTATTATTCAAAACAACATGCCTCATAAACTGAAAGACCCTAGTAGTTTTTCCATACCACGTGTAATCGGAAAGTTTATCATAGACAAAGCTATATGCAATTTAGGAGCCAGTGTTAGTTTAATTCCCTTATCCACATGCAAAAAACTCAATttgggagaattaagaccaacaAAGATGTCTCTACAACTAGCTGACCATTCCGTTAAATTTCCCGTAGGTATGCTAGAGAACGTTCCCGTTTGTATAGGACAATTCTATATTCCTAATGAATTTGTGATAATGGATATAAAGGAGGATTCCCACATCCCTATTGTTTTAGCAAGACCCTTTTTAGCCACAGCCGGAGCCATATAG